Proteins from a single region of Primulina tabacum isolate GXHZ01 chromosome 5, ASM2559414v2, whole genome shotgun sequence:
- the LOC142545873 gene encoding LOW QUALITY PROTEIN: chlorophyllide a oxygenase, chloroplastic (The sequence of the model RefSeq protein was modified relative to this genomic sequence to represent the inferred CDS: deleted 1 base in 1 codon) encodes MSAIATAAALALPLSFCRSSKNNSKKGVRGGFRVFAIIGENDGFVERKSPWTTLFDVEDPRSKVPTNKGKFLDVSQALEVARYDIQYCDWKARQDVLTIMLLHEKVVEVLNPLAREFKSIGTLKKDLAELQEELSIAHNQVHISESRVSAALDKLAYMETLVNDKILRDTKTSESDSLPSTPSTSSAQFLDTVKSSKQTRRGLNVSGPVQPYSPNLKNFWYPVAFSADLNDDTMVPMDCFEEPWVLFRGKDGKPGCVQNTCAHRACPLHLGSVNEGRIQCPYHGWEYSTDGNCEKMPSTKKRNVKIRALPCFEQEGMIWIWPGDDPPAANLPSLLPPSGFQIHAEIVMELPVEHGLLLDNLLDLAHAPFTHTSTFAKGWSVPSLVKFLTPASGLQGYWDPYPIDMEFRPPCMVLSTIGISKPGKLEGQSTRECTTHLHQLHVCLPSSRQKTRLLYRMSLDFAPILKHIPFMQYLWIHFAEKVLNEDLRLVIGQQERMLNGANIWNMPVSYDKLGVRYRLWRDSVEQGSNQSPFSKST; translated from the exons GGTGTCAGAGGAGGATTTAGAGTATTTGCTATAATTGGAGAAAATGATGGTTTTGTTGAAAGGAAAAGCCCGTGGACTACACTTTTTGATGTAGAAGATCCGCGATCTAAGGTTCCCACAAATAAAGGAAAGTTTCTTGATGTGAGTCAAGCTCTGGAAGTGGCGCGATATGATATACAATACTGCGATTGGAAGGCTCGACAAGATGTTCTCACAATCATGCTTCTGCACGAAAAG GTTGTGGAGGTATTAAATCCTCTGGCTCGTGAATTCAAATCAATAGGAACTCTAAAGAAGGATCTTGCAGAGTTGCAGGAGGAACTTTCAATAGCTCACAATCAG GTACATATATCAGAATCAAGGGTTTCTGCTGCTTTGGACAAATTAGCTTACATGGAAACATTGGTTAACGATAAAATATTACGAGACACAAAAACCTCAGAATCTGACTCGCTACCCTCTACTCCAAGTACCTCTTCTGCTCAATTTCTTGATACTGTAAAGAGCAGCAAGCAAACCCGACGAGGCCTAAATGTATCCGGTCCTGTCCAACCCTATAGTCCCAATTTGAAGAATTTCTGGTACCCCGTTGCATTTTCTGCAGATCTGAATGATGATACCATG GTCCCAATGGATTGCTTTGAAGAACCTTGGGTTCTGTTTCGTGGGAAAGATGGCAAACCAGGGTGTGTCCAGAATACTTGTGCTCATAGAGCCTGCCCGCTTCATTTGGGTTCAGTCAACGAGGGCCGGATTCAATGTCCTTATCATG GGTGGGAATACTCAACTGATGGAAATTGTGAGAAAATGCCATCAACTAAAAAACGAAATGTCAAGATTAGAGCTTTGCCATGTTTTGAGCAAGAGGGAATGATATGGATTTGGCCGGGGGAC GATCCTCCTGCAGCAAATCTCCCTTCTTTGTTACCACCATCAGGATTCCAAATACACGCCGAG ATTGTAATGGAACTTCCGGTGGAACATGGGCTACTTCTGGACAATCTTTTGGACCTTGCGCATGCTCCTTTTACCCACACGTCTACATTTGCGAAGGGATGGAGTGTTCCCAG CTTGGTGAAATTTTTGACACCGGCATCTGGACTGCAAGGATACTGGGATCCTTATCCAATTGATATGGAGTTCCGACCACCTTGTATGGTATTGTCTACTATTGGGATCTCGAAACCTGGGAAATTAGAAGGGCAGAGTACAAGAGAGTGTACAACACATCTACACCAACTTCATGTTTGCCTACCTTCATCTAGACAGAAGACTAGATTGTTGTACAGGATGTCACTGGACTTTGCTCCCATCTTAAAACACATTCCTTTCATGCAATACCTATGGATACATTTCGCTGAAAAG GTTTTGAACGAGGATTTGCGTCTTGTGATTGGTCAACAGGAGCGAATGCTGAATGGCGCAAATATATGGAATATGCCTGTATCGTATGATAAGCTTGGAGTCAGGTACAGGCTATGGAGAGACTCAGTGGAACAAGGATCTAACCAATCTCCTTTTAGCAAATCAACATAG